The Candidatus Uhrbacteria bacterium genome has a segment encoding these proteins:
- a CDS encoding AI-2E family transporter — protein sequence MQATRLQQIFFYAMLAGILILAFMVFQPYLVVLAVSAMAAVALRPFYLRLTGLLRGRSGLAAVTTILVFVVLLLIPVGLMGTQIVREAGELYQEIRMNRDVYLHTIEDVVLAPVRIWFPTLDLSLDSGVERALGWLTQNLGPIFSGTANILLDLFLGIVALFYFLRDGKRFTESFMRLSPLQDRHDLVIMARLTAAVNSVIKGQLLIAVIQGALTGIGFWIFGVPNPALWGSIAAVCALVPGVGTSLVLIPGIITLLVTGQTWPALGLAIWGGLAVGLIDNMLGPYLVGRGANIHPMWVLFGVLGGISLFGPMGFLLGPMIVSLLFAVFDIYRMVILRSDQE from the coding sequence ATGCAAGCTACTCGTTTACAACAGATCTTTTTTTATGCGATGTTAGCGGGGATTTTGATCCTGGCTTTCATGGTCTTCCAGCCGTACTTGGTTGTATTGGCTGTTTCTGCCATGGCGGCTGTCGCTTTACGCCCTTTTTATTTACGTTTAACGGGTTTGTTACGCGGCCGCTCCGGACTTGCTGCGGTTACGACTATTCTTGTTTTCGTGGTCCTTTTGCTTATTCCTGTCGGATTGATGGGGACGCAGATCGTCCGTGAAGCCGGGGAGCTCTATCAGGAGATCCGCATGAATCGCGATGTTTATCTTCATACGATTGAGGACGTCGTGCTTGCGCCTGTTCGTATTTGGTTTCCGACGCTTGATCTCTCGCTTGATTCAGGTGTTGAGCGTGCATTGGGCTGGCTGACGCAGAATCTCGGACCAATATTTTCTGGGACGGCTAATATTCTGCTTGACTTGTTTTTGGGTATCGTTGCCTTGTTCTATTTTTTACGCGATGGAAAACGCTTTACAGAATCGTTCATGAGGCTCTCTCCTCTGCAGGATCGCCATGATCTTGTTATTATGGCTCGTCTCACCGCTGCCGTTAATTCTGTCATTAAAGGGCAGCTGCTTATCGCCGTCATTCAAGGAGCGCTCACGGGAATTGGTTTTTGGATTTTTGGGGTGCCGAACCCAGCGCTCTGGGGAAGTATTGCTGCTGTTTGTGCTTTGGTGCCGGGCGTTGGTACGAGTTTGGTGCTTATTCCGGGAATTATTACGCTATTGGTTACAGGTCAAACTTGGCCGGCTCTTGGACTGGCGATTTGGGGCGGTTTAGCTGTCGGCTTAATTGATAACATGCTTGGTCCTTATCTTGTTGGACGCGGTGCAAATATTCATCCGATGTGGGTTTTGTTTGGCGTGTTGGGCGGTATTTCCCTTTTTGGACCGATGGGATTCTTGCTCGGTCCGATGATTGTGAGTTTGCTTTTTGCCGTCTTTGATATTTATCGCATGGTGATTTTGCGCAGCGATCAGGAATAA
- a CDS encoding DUF4163 domain-containing protein translates to MKHARLGLLALPLLLAAGCQIPQLPGMKTDTPSTTINKSDWPGAPSIAAYTFSDKWSDNSVDRCQFVFTYPELTKPHTWTPEEQPSNPVLDRANKEIMRAYGLISATGTIALNPEEVSAEFMEMCRSDIESMTQELGPESVEHMMYVDDSTFTVHMLNADYASLTIETYQYTGGAHGNPGIQAVTLDLATGQRLTLGDVIKNDQLQAVMKAAYVDILKDYEEALFEEARTEINGIVNNTTAMPEAEQREKFGTATNFFLAGEGIMFFWNAYEITPYVAGQPMAFLPWSELEGKLLIKQP, encoded by the coding sequence ATGAAACACGCACGCCTCGGCTTACTAGCCCTCCCCCTCCTTTTGGCTGCTGGCTGCCAAATTCCACAGTTACCGGGAATGAAAACTGACACACCTTCCACAACCATTAATAAGAGCGATTGGCCCGGCGCTCCAAGTATCGCCGCCTACACCTTCTCCGACAAATGGTCCGACAACTCCGTCGACCGCTGCCAATTTGTCTTCACCTATCCGGAATTAACCAAGCCGCACACATGGACGCCAGAAGAACAACCGAGTAATCCGGTACTCGATCGTGCCAACAAAGAAATCATGCGCGCCTACGGACTCATCTCCGCCACCGGAACCATTGCCTTGAATCCGGAAGAAGTCAGCGCAGAATTCATGGAGATGTGCCGATCGGACATCGAGAGCATGACGCAAGAGCTTGGACCGGAATCGGTGGAACACATGATGTACGTCGATGACTCGACCTTCACCGTCCACATGCTCAACGCCGATTACGCGAGCCTCACCATCGAAACGTACCAATACACGGGAGGCGCGCACGGCAACCCAGGCATTCAAGCCGTAACACTCGATCTTGCAACCGGCCAACGTCTCACGCTTGGAGACGTGATCAAGAACGATCAACTGCAAGCCGTCATGAAAGCAGCGTACGTCGATATTCTCAAGGATTACGAAGAAGCCTTGTTCGAAGAAGCCCGCACGGAAATCAACGGCATCGTAAATAACACAACAGCCATGCCGGAAGCAGAGCAGCGCGAGAAATTCGGAACAGCTACCAATTTCTTTCTCGCCGGCGAAGGCATCATGTTCTTCTGGAATGCATATGAAATCACTCCGTATGTTGCCGGCCAGCCAATGGCTTTCCTACCTTGGTCCGAGTTGGAAGGAAAGCTACTGATCAAGCAGCCATAA
- a CDS encoding thermonuclease family protein yields the protein MSRKKWLKFLTTFILGLVALAWLRVDSAELPADIAPDIQEEVVVEEPELAVTSTNALAIRAVDGDTIEVQLDGSADKVKVRLLGVDTPESVDPRRPVECFGKEASKFTASLVDGKRIRLVADPKADEVDKYGRLLRNVILADGKDLNATLISEGYANAYLSFPLDKTRKAQLTVLEREAKEAQRGLWNPETCSK from the coding sequence ATGTCTCGCAAGAAGTGGCTCAAGTTTCTGACGACCTTTATTTTGGGTCTGGTGGCCTTGGCGTGGCTCCGGGTCGACTCTGCAGAACTCCCTGCCGATATTGCTCCGGATATTCAGGAAGAGGTGGTGGTCGAGGAGCCTGAGCTTGCGGTTACATCGACGAATGCTTTGGCGATACGTGCGGTTGATGGAGATACGATTGAGGTACAGCTTGATGGATCTGCGGATAAGGTAAAAGTGCGATTGCTTGGCGTAGATACTCCGGAATCGGTTGATCCGAGACGTCCGGTTGAGTGTTTTGGAAAAGAAGCATCCAAATTCACGGCGTCGCTTGTTGATGGGAAACGTATTCGACTTGTCGCCGATCCAAAAGCCGATGAAGTTGATAAGTATGGAAGATTGCTACGGAATGTTATTCTGGCTGATGGAAAAGATTTGAACGCGACATTGATTAGCGAAGGTTACGCGAATGCTTATCTATCTTTTCCTTTGGATAAAACGCGAAAAGCACAGCTGACTGTGTTAGAACGTGAAGCAAAAGAAGCGCAGCGCGGTTTATGGAATCCTGAAACATGTTCCAAATAA
- a CDS encoding vitamin K epoxide reductase family protein, protein MPSPPIARIGMGATALVGAFASAYLLDVYLTGGPIVCGAAQSGCDAVRASGYAYVFGLIPRPALGLLFYGMIFCLLVTRSATQAHALRLRQLSYFLAAFGVFESVYLILVQALVIEAFCLWCLMSGAAAFFIGGLAILDRPERHHEMSSFREMRAYLVMFLVYAPLAAGLFWWLTRIAH, encoded by the coding sequence ATGCCTTCACCACCAATTGCAAGAATCGGAATGGGAGCTACCGCGCTGGTTGGCGCATTTGCGTCGGCTTACTTACTTGATGTTTATCTGACGGGCGGACCGATTGTATGTGGTGCGGCTCAATCCGGATGCGACGCGGTGCGAGCATCCGGTTATGCGTATGTGTTTGGTTTGATTCCTCGTCCTGCGCTTGGTTTACTTTTTTACGGAATGATTTTTTGTTTGCTGGTGACTCGATCTGCGACGCAGGCGCATGCACTTAGGCTGCGCCAGCTTTCCTATTTTTTGGCTGCGTTTGGTGTTTTTGAATCCGTATATCTCATTCTTGTTCAGGCGCTCGTTATCGAAGCGTTTTGTCTGTGGTGTTTGATGTCTGGGGCGGCAGCCTTTTTCATTGGCGGATTGGCGATTTTAGATCGGCCTGAACGGCATCATGAAATGTCATCGTTCAGAGAAATGCGAGCGTATTTGGTGATGTTTCTGGTTTATGCACCTTTGGCCGCTGGTTTGTTTTGGTGGTTGACGCGGATCGCGCATTAG
- a CDS encoding HAD family phosphatase produces the protein MTTTDVALCDLDGTHFRKTLEVSLADHLISSGLVEASAFAKSRVFYDAWKRRDLDYPQLTDAHWREVSEAFKGLPVDAVRDVARQMIEEIGANVYVFMRELMKSLHACKYKVIGVSGSNQETVEIFGQAHGYDRVIGTEYARENGIYTGGVAYWPGENNKHDIAKKLLAEYGASPERSIAIGDTVNDFGMLQSVRYPIAFNATRELEKLVRESSSEWSRNIGMVTERKNRLRIEKFYPDQRSRPRACECTLEDMLPKDVAEELKSRLGPMCAYDTKWP, from the coding sequence ATGACGACGACGGATGTCGCTTTGTGTGATTTGGATGGAACGCATTTCCGCAAAACGCTCGAGGTCTCGCTCGCGGATCATCTGATCTCGAGCGGTCTGGTCGAGGCTTCAGCCTTTGCCAAGAGCCGCGTGTTCTACGATGCTTGGAAGCGCCGTGATCTCGACTACCCGCAGCTGACCGACGCGCATTGGCGCGAGGTCTCGGAGGCCTTCAAAGGGCTTCCGGTGGATGCGGTTCGCGATGTCGCACGCCAGATGATCGAGGAGATCGGTGCGAATGTCTACGTCTTCATGCGCGAGCTCATGAAGTCGCTGCACGCGTGCAAGTACAAGGTGATCGGTGTCAGCGGTTCCAACCAGGAGACGGTCGAGATCTTCGGCCAAGCTCATGGCTACGACCGCGTGATCGGTACCGAGTATGCGCGCGAGAACGGTATCTACACCGGCGGCGTGGCCTATTGGCCGGGCGAGAACAACAAGCACGACATCGCCAAGAAGCTGCTCGCCGAGTACGGCGCGTCTCCGGAGCGCTCGATCGCCATCGGCGACACGGTCAATGACTTCGGTATGCTGCAGAGCGTCCGTTATCCGATCGCTTTCAACGCGACGCGCGAGCTCGAGAAGCTCGTACGCGAGTCGTCGAGCGAGTGGAGCCGCAACATCGGTATGGTGACGGAACGCAAGAACCGTCTCCGTATCGAGAAGTTCTATCCCGATCAGCGTTCTCGGCCGCGCGCCTGCGAGTGCACGCTCGAGGACATGCTGCCCAAGGACGTCGCCGAGGAGCTCAAGAGCCGACTCGGCCCCATGTGCGCCTACGATACCAAATGGCCCTAA
- a CDS encoding leucyl aminopeptidase, translating to MQIFIEKGLAPAKGFDLLVYPVLRKQSLAKLVDRSIAAFAEQEGFEGGAGEWLCVPMLNGEKSTKIAFLGMGDKRGIEEDSYRRLGGQLAKRIKEAKAKNVAVSWESVASLGVSGRDAMRAFMEGLRLGGYVFHAYHPEHKEKHRKNAAKSVGVFVDNTLIATAMQRGLEEAESLAAGVHLTRDLVNTPSMDMAPQHMADAADEVARLSKRIKIKHLDKSRMERMGMGAVLSVAQGSLHEPKGVHLIYTPSGKAKRKIVIVGKAVTFDSGGLSIKPADGMMTMKMDMAGGATVIGLFRALANIEVDAEVHGIFFAVENMPSGSAYRPGDVVTAMDGTTIEILNTDAEGRVTLADALAYAKTLEPDAIIDLATLTGACIVALGEEIAGAMGNDRKLVDKLIGYGKQTGEPLWELPMHPSYEEHVKSRIAHLKNIGSRGQAGAIAGAMFLKRFVGDTPWVHLDIAGPAYAERELRPDSPPGGTGFGVRLLMRYLQGL from the coding sequence ATGCAGATTTTTATCGAGAAAGGACTTGCGCCAGCCAAAGGCTTTGATCTTTTGGTGTATCCGGTTTTACGCAAGCAATCCTTGGCTAAGCTGGTGGATCGATCTATTGCTGCTTTTGCCGAGCAGGAAGGTTTTGAGGGCGGAGCTGGCGAGTGGCTTTGCGTCCCAATGCTCAATGGTGAGAAATCGACAAAGATCGCTTTTCTGGGAATGGGGGATAAGCGTGGGATTGAGGAAGATTCTTATCGACGATTAGGCGGACAATTGGCTAAGCGCATCAAAGAGGCAAAGGCCAAGAATGTTGCCGTGTCTTGGGAATCGGTTGCGTCTCTTGGAGTTTCTGGCCGCGATGCGATGCGCGCGTTTATGGAGGGATTGAGGCTCGGCGGTTATGTTTTTCATGCGTATCATCCGGAACATAAAGAAAAGCATCGCAAGAATGCAGCTAAATCGGTGGGTGTTTTTGTCGATAACACGCTTATCGCGACCGCGATGCAGCGCGGATTGGAGGAGGCCGAGTCGCTTGCAGCCGGCGTGCATCTGACGCGCGATCTCGTGAATACGCCTTCCATGGATATGGCGCCGCAGCATATGGCGGATGCGGCTGATGAGGTCGCGCGTTTGTCCAAACGAATTAAAATAAAACATCTCGACAAGTCGAGAATGGAGCGCATGGGAATGGGGGCGGTTCTTTCTGTTGCACAAGGCTCGCTGCATGAACCGAAAGGCGTGCACTTGATTTATACGCCGTCGGGAAAAGCGAAGCGTAAGATTGTGATTGTTGGAAAGGCTGTGACGTTTGATTCTGGTGGACTTTCGATTAAGCCGGCAGATGGAATGATGACGATGAAGATGGATATGGCTGGCGGTGCAACGGTTATCGGATTATTTCGTGCGCTCGCTAACATCGAAGTTGATGCGGAGGTTCATGGAATTTTTTTCGCGGTCGAGAATATGCCGTCGGGAAGCGCGTATCGACCTGGCGATGTGGTGACGGCGATGGATGGAACGACGATCGAGATTTTAAATACGGATGCAGAAGGACGTGTGACGCTTGCTGATGCGCTGGCTTATGCGAAGACGCTTGAACCGGACGCTATTATCGATTTAGCGACGCTGACAGGTGCTTGTATCGTTGCGCTGGGAGAAGAGATTGCTGGTGCGATGGGAAATGATCGAAAGCTTGTGGATAAACTTATTGGTTACGGAAAACAGACCGGCGAGCCTTTGTGGGAATTGCCGATGCATCCTTCTTATGAAGAGCATGTGAAGTCGAGAATCGCCCATCTCAAGAATATTGGCTCACGAGGTCAAGCGGGGGCTATTGCTGGTGCAATGTTCTTGAAGCGTTTTGTCGGCGATACGCCTTGGGTACATCTCGATATTGCCGGACCAGCTTACGCGGAACGTGAGTTGCGTCCGGATTCGCCCCCCGGTGGAACCGGTTTCGGTGTTCGATTATTGATGAGATATCTACAGGGTCTGTAA
- a CDS encoding glutathione S-transferase N-terminal domain-containing protein, producing the protein MTVKVYSTPTCPYCKLAKDYLKEKNIAFEDIDVAANSDSAQEMVKKSGQMGVPVLEINGQIIVGWNKSAIEEALATKSKAKVAA; encoded by the coding sequence ATGACTGTCAAAGTGTATTCGACCCCGACTTGCCCTTACTGCAAATTGGCAAAAGATTATCTGAAGGAAAAAAATATCGCTTTTGAGGATATTGATGTTGCTGCTAATTCTGACTCCGCTCAGGAGATGGTGAAGAAGTCCGGACAAATGGGCGTGCCGGTGCTCGAGATCAATGGACAAATTATTGTTGGATGGAATAAGTCGGCGATCGAAGAGGCGCTCGCGACCAAGTCAAAAGCAAAAGTCGCGGCTTAA
- a CDS encoding peroxiredoxin translates to MGKTPSIGSKAPAFSLKDQNGNIVALESALSTGPVVLIFYPGDQTPGCTIQLCAIRDDWNDFEKAGIQVFGINPADMSSHAAFSNKHEFPFPLLVDEGRKIAKAYDAEQDLLIAKIVRRTVVGINQEGRIIYYRQGLPRTNEILKAFKEA, encoded by the coding sequence ATGGGAAAAACTCCGAGCATCGGCAGCAAGGCTCCAGCCTTCTCATTGAAGGACCAAAACGGTAACATCGTTGCATTGGAATCAGCTTTGTCCACAGGCCCGGTTGTCCTCATTTTTTACCCTGGCGACCAAACTCCGGGCTGCACCATTCAGCTCTGTGCCATCCGCGATGACTGGAACGATTTTGAAAAAGCTGGCATCCAGGTCTTTGGAATCAATCCCGCAGACATGAGCTCTCACGCCGCCTTCAGCAATAAACACGAATTCCCCTTCCCGCTCTTGGTCGATGAAGGCCGCAAAATCGCAAAAGCATACGACGCCGAACAAGACTTGCTCATCGCCAAAATTGTCAGACGTACCGTTGTCGGTATCAATCAAGAAGGCCGCATCATCTACTATCGCCAAGGACTTCCGCGAACAAACGAGATCCTTAAAGCATTCAAAGAAGCTTAA